A window from Nycticebus coucang isolate mNycCou1 chromosome X, mNycCou1.pri, whole genome shotgun sequence encodes these proteins:
- the LOC128577170 gene encoding prothymosin alpha-like, translating into MSDTAVDTSSEITTKDLKEKKEVVDEAENGRDAPANGNANEENGEQEADNEVDEEEEEGGEEEEEEEEGDGEEEDGDEDEEAEATTGKRAA; encoded by the coding sequence ATGTCAGACACAGCGGTGGACACCAGCTCCGAGATCACCACCAAGGACttaaaggagaagaaggaagttgTGGACGAGGCAGAGAATGGAAGAGACGCCCCTGCTAATGGGAACGCTAATGAGGAAAATGGGGAGCAGGAGGCTGACAATGAGgtagatgaagaagaggaagaaggtggggaggaagaggaagaggaggaagaaggtgatggtgaagaagaggatggagatgaagatgaggaagctgaggccaccACGGGCAAAAGGGCAGCTtaa